The following are encoded together in the Lactuca sativa cultivar Salinas chromosome 1, Lsat_Salinas_v11, whole genome shotgun sequence genome:
- the LOC111891942 gene encoding uncharacterized protein LOC111891942, translating into MGDIVTSISKLESRGQIPSKTEKSPNVNVMTLRSGKQIGENSSKKKSREEEEEIEIIPIEDPIAKNDTQVGAPKKTTPLVTPIGTHLPFPSRLATSKKNIKEKEILDTFRKVEVNIPLLDAIKQIPRYEKLLKELCINKRKLKGNEKILMNENSSAVLQRKLPPKCKDPGMFKVPFKIRDVTFSSVMLDLGASINVMPYSVYESLNVGPLSEIGVIISLADKSSVFPRGVLEDVLVQVNQLVFPTHFYVIDLNEQVSSKSALILLRRPFMKTARTKIDVYAGSLTMEFDGETISFNIYDAMRYPSDVSSLYFVDVVELITQ; encoded by the coding sequence atgggagatatagttacatccATAAGCAAGTTGGAATCCCGTGGTCAAATCCCTTCTAAAACCGAAAAGAGCCCTAATGTCAACGTGATGACCTTGAGAAGTGGCAAACAAATCGGAGAAAATAGTTCGAAGAagaagtcgagggaagaagaggaagaaatagAGATCATCCCCATTGAGGATCCCATAGCCAAGAATGACACACAAGTTGGAGCCCCAAAGAAGACTACGCCTCTAGTGACACCAATAGGCACTCACCTACCGTTCCCCTCCCGACTTGCAACTTCGAAGAAGAATATAAAGGAGAAAGAGATTTTAGACACCTTCCGAAAGGTGGAAGTAAACATCCCTTTACTTGATGCAATTAAACAAATCCCGAGATATGAAAAACTCTTAAAGGAGCTATGCATCAACAAGAGAAAGTTGAagggaaatgagaaaattttgatgaATGAAAACTCATCTgcggttttacaaaggaaacttCCACCTAAATGCAAAGATCCCGGAATGTTCAAGGTTCCTTTCAAAATTAGAGATGTCACTTTTAGTAGTGTTATGCTTGATCTTGGTGCCTCTATCAATGTCATGCCCTATTCGGTGTATGAATCATTGAATGTCGGACCCTTAAGTGAAATCGGTGTCATAATCTCTCTTGCGGATAAATCAAGTGTTTTTCCTAGAGGTGTTTTGGAAGATGTCCTAGTGCAAGTGAACCAATTGGTCTTCCCGACGcatttctatgtgattgatctaaATGAGCAAGTGTCCTCCAAATCGGCTCTAATCTTGCTTAGAAGACCATTTATGAAGACGGCTAGGACGAAGATCGATGTGTATGCAGGAAGTTTGACAATGGAGTTTGATGGAGAAACAATAAGTTTCAATATTTATGATGCAATGAGATATCCTAGTGATGTTTCATCTTTGtactttgttgatgttgttgagctAATTACTCAATAA